In a single window of the Natronosalvus caseinilyticus genome:
- a CDS encoding pyridoxal-phosphate-dependent aminotransferase family protein has protein sequence MPPASDDSSAPQVGELTPPTRTLMGPGPSDVHPRVLRAMSTPLVGHLDPSFIEIMNEVQELLRYAFRTDNQWTIPVSGTGSASMEAAIGNVVEPEDTMLVPTNGYFGGRMASMARRAGGEVVEVDAPWGEPLDPATVSDALAEHDPDVFGFVHAETSTGVRQPNVPELTAAAHDHDAIVIADTVTSLGGVELRVDEWDIDVAYSGPQKCLSCPPGASPLTLSDEAMEKVLSREEPSRSWYLDLSLLEGYWGDERAYHHTAPITNVYSIREALRLVAEEGIENRWARHRRLAGALKAGAEGMGLEMNPDDEYWLPSLNAVRVPDGIDDGEVCDELLERYDLEIAGGLGDLAGEIFRIGCMGYSARPENVTLLVAALGDVLDDFGADVDPDGGVAACREALR, from the coding sequence ATGCCACCAGCTAGCGACGACTCGAGCGCACCGCAGGTCGGCGAACTGACGCCGCCGACGCGAACCCTGATGGGACCGGGGCCGAGCGACGTGCACCCGCGCGTGCTTCGGGCGATGAGTACGCCCCTGGTCGGGCACCTCGATCCCTCGTTCATCGAGATCATGAACGAGGTGCAGGAGTTACTCCGATACGCCTTCCGGACGGACAACCAGTGGACGATCCCCGTCTCGGGGACCGGCTCGGCCTCGATGGAGGCCGCGATCGGCAACGTCGTCGAACCGGAAGACACGATGCTCGTCCCGACCAACGGCTACTTCGGCGGCCGCATGGCGTCGATGGCTCGCCGGGCGGGTGGCGAGGTCGTCGAGGTCGACGCGCCGTGGGGCGAACCGCTCGATCCGGCGACGGTCTCGGACGCGCTCGCGGAACACGATCCCGACGTGTTCGGATTCGTCCACGCCGAGACGAGCACGGGCGTTCGCCAGCCGAACGTCCCCGAACTCACCGCCGCGGCCCACGACCACGACGCAATCGTGATCGCTGACACCGTCACCTCGTTGGGCGGCGTCGAGCTCCGCGTCGACGAGTGGGACATTGACGTGGCCTACTCCGGGCCGCAGAAGTGTCTCTCCTGCCCGCCGGGAGCGAGTCCGCTCACCCTCTCCGACGAGGCGATGGAGAAGGTGCTCTCGCGCGAGGAGCCGTCCCGGTCGTGGTACCTCGACCTCTCGCTGCTCGAGGGGTACTGGGGCGACGAGCGAGCGTACCATCACACGGCCCCAATCACGAACGTCTACTCGATCCGAGAGGCCCTCCGACTGGTCGCCGAAGAGGGCATCGAGAACCGCTGGGCGCGCCACCGCCGACTCGCGGGCGCGCTCAAGGCCGGCGCCGAGGGGATGGGCCTCGAGATGAACCCGGACGACGAGTACTGGCTCCCGAGTCTCAACGCCGTCCGCGTTCCGGACGGGATCGACGACGGCGAAGTCTGTGACGAACTCCTCGAGCGCTACGACCTCGAGATTGCGGGCGGCCTAGGCGACCTCGCCGGCGAAATCTTCCGTATCGGCTGTATGGGCTACTCCGCGCGTCCAGAGAACGTCACGCTCCTCGTCGCGGCGCTGGGCGACGTGCTCGACGATTTCGGTGCGGATGTCGATCCGGACGGCGGCGTCGCTGCGTGTCGTGAGGCCCTCCGATAA
- a CDS encoding DUF5816 domain-containing protein: MQAVATDDGDTVYVATTDGDRGSKGPFLVAYESRERGRRYGWFCSNCESIDNAMDPMGRILCNQCGNLRKPTEWDAAHE, from the coding sequence ATGCAAGCGGTGGCTACTGACGATGGGGACACGGTCTACGTCGCGACGACCGACGGCGACCGCGGATCCAAAGGGCCGTTCCTGGTCGCCTACGAGAGCCGCGAGCGGGGGCGTCGCTACGGCTGGTTCTGTTCGAATTGCGAATCGATCGACAACGCGATGGACCCGATGGGACGTATCCTGTGTAACCAGTGTGGCAACCTCCGGAAACCGACCGAGTGGGACGCCGCCCACGAGTAA
- a CDS encoding mechanosensitive ion channel family protein has protein sequence MLQNATGGNETALEEGLRSLAPDWVPPGVVDVAFAAFVLIVGWYLSKVVVRLTGRTIAQKIERPSVTRTVLRAVRITVIAFTVLIAANILGLTGVEILLPVTVISAMVGIVLAPLVGSLINGLFVLSDQPYEIGDMIEVTDSGHRGFVEDITIRYTKIFTLENTFIVIPNSEINARDVVNFSAEDERTRLSVSFEITYESDLETAIRVSERATRGVDNVIAGGPDIRIGSARYAASPTCDVLEYGDSGVTLQVRYWVNHPYKITVVRSAVHRAIRDRFSEEGVEFAYPHTHHVFDETSGTARVAQVDRELEPRPTSRKHEQVADGDGDGSGNE, from the coding sequence ATGCTGCAGAACGCCACGGGTGGCAACGAGACGGCCCTCGAGGAGGGATTGCGGTCACTCGCTCCCGACTGGGTTCCGCCCGGAGTCGTCGACGTGGCGTTCGCCGCGTTCGTGCTGATCGTCGGCTGGTACCTCTCGAAGGTCGTCGTTCGCCTCACCGGCCGAACGATCGCCCAGAAGATCGAACGGCCGTCGGTGACACGGACGGTCCTGCGGGCCGTTCGAATCACGGTCATCGCGTTCACGGTCCTGATCGCGGCCAACATCCTCGGGCTGACCGGCGTCGAAATCCTGCTTCCGGTGACGGTCATCTCGGCCATGGTGGGTATCGTGCTCGCGCCGCTGGTCGGCAGCCTGATCAACGGCCTGTTCGTCCTCTCGGACCAACCCTACGAAATCGGCGACATGATCGAGGTCACCGACAGCGGCCATCGAGGGTTCGTCGAGGACATCACGATCCGTTATACGAAAATATTCACGCTCGAGAATACGTTCATCGTCATCCCAAACTCCGAGATCAACGCCCGGGACGTCGTCAACTTCTCGGCCGAAGACGAACGGACGCGGCTGTCCGTCTCGTTCGAAATTACCTACGAGAGCGACCTCGAGACGGCTATACGTGTCTCCGAGCGAGCGACACGAGGCGTCGACAACGTGATCGCCGGCGGCCCGGATATTCGCATCGGGAGCGCCCGGTACGCCGCCTCGCCGACGTGTGACGTCCTCGAGTACGGCGACAGCGGCGTCACCCTGCAGGTCCGGTACTGGGTGAATCACCCGTACAAGATTACGGTCGTCCGCTCGGCAGTCCATCGGGCGATCCGCGACCGGTTCAGCGAAGAGGGTGTCGAGTTCGCCTACCCACACACCCATCACGTCTTCGACGAGACCAGCGGTACCGCCCGGGTCGCACAGGTCGACCGCGAGCTCGAGCCACGGCCGACGAGCCGAAAACACGAACAGGTCGCCGACGGGGATGGGGACGGAAGCGGGAACGAATAG
- the trmB gene encoding HTH-type sugar sensing transcriptional regulator TrmB yields the protein MATDELRSTVERVGDRFNLGEYEIDAYLTVLAHGQLTASEIADRTDIPQPRVYDTVRSLSDRGLVELRESRPMKIVAIDPGDAFDDVQDALEEMVDELEARYTAPARETEAVSLVKSRSTILRYLEEIIEQAEYELALSLTPDLLIRFEDQLRAATSADVSVDLIVTPAVEAPLPAEFDYEVVATTARARRGITTPVIAVADGNYSMYATQDALRDDQDRYGVIFNRSALGFLVSGFFGTVLWTTAEQTLGENGKGRPYPRKYASIRRCVKDLIEDGGEFYATIEGRDVERGGSRVVRGQVVDVSFEMSEEVASLTLETDDGSVSVGGRVAALEDVEAHEIHIGRQEPPTLE from the coding sequence ATGGCCACAGACGAACTGCGTTCGACGGTCGAACGCGTGGGCGATCGATTCAATCTCGGCGAGTACGAGATCGACGCCTACCTGACCGTCCTCGCACACGGACAGCTCACGGCGAGCGAGATCGCCGATCGAACCGACATCCCTCAGCCGCGCGTCTACGATACGGTACGCAGCCTGAGCGACCGCGGCCTGGTCGAACTCCGCGAATCCCGCCCGATGAAGATCGTCGCAATCGACCCCGGCGACGCGTTCGACGACGTCCAGGACGCCCTCGAGGAGATGGTCGACGAACTCGAGGCCCGGTACACCGCTCCGGCACGGGAGACCGAGGCCGTCTCCCTCGTGAAGTCGCGGTCGACGATCCTGCGTTACCTCGAGGAGATCATCGAGCAGGCCGAGTACGAACTGGCGCTGTCGCTGACGCCCGACCTGCTAATCCGCTTCGAGGACCAGCTCCGGGCGGCGACGAGCGCCGACGTCAGCGTCGATCTGATCGTGACGCCCGCCGTGGAGGCGCCCCTCCCCGCGGAGTTCGACTACGAGGTTGTGGCGACGACGGCGCGTGCGCGACGCGGGATCACGACCCCGGTCATCGCCGTCGCCGACGGCAACTACTCGATGTACGCGACCCAGGACGCCCTCCGGGACGACCAGGACCGCTACGGCGTTATCTTCAACCGCTCCGCACTCGGCTTCCTGGTGTCGGGCTTCTTCGGCACCGTGCTCTGGACGACCGCCGAGCAAACCCTGGGCGAGAACGGCAAAGGTCGTCCCTATCCTCGGAAGTACGCCTCCATCCGCCGCTGCGTCAAGGACCTCATCGAGGACGGCGGCGAGTTCTACGCCACTATCGAGGGGCGCGATGTCGAGCGCGGAGGCTCGCGGGTCGTTCGCGGCCAGGTCGTCGACGTCTCCTTCGAGATGAGCGAGGAGGTCGCCAGCCTGACCCTCGAGACCGACGACGGCTCCGTGAGTGTCGGCGGCCGGGTCGCCGCACTCGAGGACGTCGAGGCGCACGAGATTCACATCGGCCGCCAGGAACCGCCGACGCTCGAATAG
- a CDS encoding CopG family transcriptional regulator, translated as MAKDTVRYPDDVVEAIDNLVDDGMFESKSEFYRFSAEYVLTLINPDHEVETFNFDEIKSELNIDRPARTEEVGADGGTFFLDALITVRKYGLRGNYEDAEDFIDMHYEPTDQECLVLEEVLGTYRERSG; from the coding sequence ATGGCAAAAGATACCGTCAGATATCCCGACGACGTCGTCGAAGCCATCGACAACCTCGTCGACGACGGTATGTTCGAGAGCAAATCGGAGTTCTACCGGTTCTCCGCGGAGTACGTGCTGACCCTGATCAACCCGGACCACGAGGTCGAGACGTTCAACTTCGACGAGATCAAGAGCGAGTTGAATATCGACCGACCTGCTCGAACCGAGGAGGTGGGCGCAGACGGCGGGACGTTCTTCCTCGACGCGCTCATCACCGTCCGGAAGTACGGGCTTCGCGGGAACTACGAGGACGCCGAGGACTTCATCGACATGCACTACGAACCGACCGACCAGGAGTGTCTGGTTCTCGAGGAGGTACTCGGCACCTACCGGGAACGGTCGGGCTAA
- a CDS encoding DUF7116 family protein, with product MRLVEQARSIFAELGYTVEGNGPDFRAERAWKVVHVNAVSDVEQLPRCSGQFHCFVTEPGDVDDLEVRLESLDPGYEWAIIAADGEDYQVERAPPGPTVTV from the coding sequence ATGCGACTCGTCGAGCAGGCCAGGTCGATCTTCGCTGAACTCGGCTACACGGTCGAGGGCAACGGACCGGATTTCCGGGCAGAACGGGCGTGGAAAGTCGTTCACGTCAACGCCGTCTCCGACGTCGAACAGCTTCCCCGATGCTCGGGTCAATTTCACTGTTTCGTCACCGAACCCGGTGACGTAGACGACCTCGAAGTCCGACTCGAGAGCCTGGATCCGGGCTACGAGTGGGCCATCATCGCCGCCGACGGCGAGGATTATCAGGTCGAACGCGCACCGCCAGGACCGACAGTCACTGTCTAA
- a CDS encoding aminopeptidase, which translates to MDPRVREHAEIIVDHSVDVQKGDNVRISAPPIAQDLVVAIHELLGERGAHPSLSASNSAASRAYRRAVDPEDLECPSHVLAAAEETDVFISIRASENTYETSDVDPEVTAAFGQAYKPIQDEVMGKRWVGTQYPAPGNAQDAEMSTEAYEEFVWGAITRDWDAQREFQQQLVEILDPADEVHIVSGDTTDVTMSVAGNPTLNDYAEKNLPGGEVFTAPVPDSVEGEVLFDKPLMAQGREITDVYLEFEDGEVVSHAAEKNEEVLSTVLETDDGARRLGELGIGMNRDITEFTYNMLFDEKMGDTVHMAIGRAYEETVGEGNERNDSSVHMDMIVDMNEESFIEVDGEVVQRDGTFVFEDEFEG; encoded by the coding sequence ATGGACCCACGCGTCCGCGAACACGCCGAAATCATCGTCGACCACTCCGTCGACGTACAGAAAGGCGACAACGTCAGAATCAGCGCACCGCCGATCGCCCAGGACCTCGTCGTGGCGATCCACGAACTGCTCGGCGAGCGCGGCGCCCACCCGTCGCTCAGCGCGTCGAACAGCGCCGCCAGCCGCGCCTACCGGCGAGCCGTCGATCCCGAGGACCTCGAGTGTCCCAGCCACGTCCTCGCAGCCGCCGAGGAGACGGACGTCTTCATCTCGATCCGGGCCTCGGAGAACACCTACGAGACGAGCGACGTCGACCCCGAAGTCACCGCAGCGTTCGGGCAGGCCTACAAGCCAATCCAGGACGAGGTCATGGGAAAGCGCTGGGTCGGCACCCAGTACCCCGCGCCGGGGAACGCCCAGGACGCGGAGATGAGCACCGAGGCCTACGAGGAGTTCGTCTGGGGCGCGATCACCAGAGACTGGGACGCCCAGCGGGAGTTCCAGCAGCAGCTGGTCGAGATCCTCGATCCCGCCGACGAGGTTCACATCGTGAGCGGCGACACGACGGACGTGACGATGTCAGTCGCCGGGAACCCGACGCTCAACGACTACGCGGAGAAGAACCTGCCCGGCGGCGAGGTGTTCACCGCGCCCGTCCCCGACAGCGTCGAGGGCGAGGTCCTCTTCGACAAGCCGCTGATGGCTCAAGGGCGAGAGATCACGGACGTGTACCTCGAGTTCGAGGACGGCGAAGTGGTCTCCCACGCGGCCGAGAAGAACGAGGAGGTGCTCTCGACGGTGCTCGAGACCGACGACGGCGCCCGTCGGCTCGGCGAACTCGGCATCGGGATGAACCGTGACATCACCGAGTTCACCTACAACATGCTGTTCGACGAGAAGATGGGCGATACGGTCCACATGGCGATCGGTCGCGCCTACGAGGAGACGGTCGGTGAAGGCAACGAGCGAAACGACAGTTCCGTCCACATGGACATGATCGTCGACATGAACGAGGAGTCGTTCATCGAGGTGGATGGCGAGGTCGTACAGCGAGACGGGACGTTCGTGTTCGAGGACGAGTTCGAGGGCTGA